The sequence below is a genomic window from Colletotrichum destructivum chromosome 4, complete sequence.
ACGTCAAGAGGGCGATTCCGCTCTTCAAGAGCAAGGGAAAAGAGCTCATTGAGCACTTCAACTCCCGCATCAAGGCCCACGACGGCGTCACGGATGGTGAGTGACCCGGTGCTCTGGTGTTCTGGCTTAGATGGCATCACATCAGTGCATATATACATATTCTAACACGACGCAAGTCTCCTCCGCCTACGGCCGCGTCaccctcgacatcgtcgcctggttcaccctcggcatcgacctcgGCAGCACCCTCTCGACCTCGGTCTTCCACGAGGCCTACCACAAGATGTTCGACCCCTCGGCCTTTGGCGCGTTCCTCATGGTCATGAACGCCTACGTCCCGGGGACGCGCATGCTGCCCTTCCAGGAGAACCGCGAGTTCAACGCCTGCAGCGACGCCGTCCGCTCGCGGCTCAAGGAGATCATCCAGCAGCGCGTCCGGGAGATCGACTCGGGCGacaccacctccaccaccgcctccgaCGAGAAGCCCGACCTCCTGACGCACATGATCCTCGAGTCCCGCGCCATCGGCGACCCCTGGTCCGaggccaagatcctcgagaaCGCCATGAACGTGCTGGTCGCCGGCCATGAgacctcggccacgacgcTGACCTGGGCCACGCACACCTTCACCCTGTACCCGCACATCCAGGACCGCGCCCGGCGCGAGGtgctcgagctgctggcgCGCAAGCCCGACCCGGATTATatggacctcgacggcctgcggtacatcgacaacatcatcaaggaGACGCTGCGCTTCTACGCGCCGGGCGTGCTGGCCGCCCGCGagcccctcgacgacatcgacgtcTGCGGCACCGTCCTGCCCAAGGGCACGCTGTGTTACCTCTTCCCGGCCCTCGTCACCCGGAGCGCGCGCAtctggggcgacgacgtcgacgagttCAACCCGGACCGCTGGGAccgcctcgagggcgaggccgcgAACCCGCACGCCTTCGCGACCTTCCTCGTCGGGCCGCGCCAGTGCATCGGCAAGGTCTTTGCCCTGCTTGAGATCAAGGTGCTCCTGGTCGAGATGCTGAGCAACTTCAagttcgaggccgccgtcgacccggaGGACATTGTGCTTGTGAACCCGAGCCCCGTGTTGCGGCCCCAGGGCGGCTTGAAGGTCCGGATCCGTCCTTTGAGAACGGTTGATGTCTAgagaggatggatggatgagagAGCATGAGAGTATGAGAGGTGGAAGACAATGGAAGAGGAGTATGTGTAGTGTGTAGAGTAGAGTAAAGTAACGAATGATATCCCGAGAATGCTCACTCAGTTGCTACTATGGTAttcttcccctccccatcGTTCCCTTGATATATCTCGTCTTTACTTCCTGCACACCGCTACGATGGCCTTCATCTTGATTCCCACCCACCTCGTCCCGCCTCTCTCGATATCCACAGTCGATTCTCTTACGATCTGCATCAAAACACTCtccgccctcttcttctccgcgTCGTCCCAGTCTTTGAACGCAATCGACCCAAACATCTCTGCGATAAAGGACGCGACCTCCTCCGCAGTCTTCTCGGCCCAGTAGACCAGCTCACTTCTCATCTCCACGTCTTCAAACCCGGCTGCTCTCATGACCCGCTCGGTGTGCGCCGGGTCGAACCAGTCGGCGCCGATCGGGTAGTTGAACGGCTCGTCCGCGGGCCGGATCTCCCGCTGAACCTCGCGGACGATCGGGACGTACCCGAGCTCCTCCCACCCCGTCacgacggcggtgccgccgggCTTCAGCGTGCGGTATATCTCCGCGGCACCCTTGGCCGGGTCGGCGAAGAACATTAGTCCCAGGCTCGTGACCGAGTGCGTGAACGTGGCGtccgcgacgtcgagggcctcgccggGCATCACGGCGGCCgtgacgccctcgtcgcccgagaaCCTGCCCCGCACGAGCTCGACCATCTTCGGGGCGCCGTCGGTGGCGAAGATCcggggcggcgcggcggagaAGTGCCGGAGGAGCACGTCCGTGACGATACCGCTGCCGCACGCGTTGTCCAGGACGACggagtcggcggcgacgtcgtcgaggaagggCAGGATGCGCTCGGCGAGTTCTCGGGTGCAGCCCCCCGTGTTCTTCTCGTACGACTGCGCGGAGTCGTCGAAGTGAGCCAGGGGCTTCGTTGTGTCCGCCATGACTGATGGTGGAGAGATGGAGGCAAGCGAGACGATGGTTTGAGGTGGTTATGATCCTATAG
It includes:
- a CDS encoding Putative cytochrome P450; this encodes MASSKPAWNHEVLLLGALSALSTLRESPVQTVARYLLALAVARHIAKAVYGIFIYPFFFSPLRHLPGPKDHHFLLGDLLNQARSGNPIEPYLSWTRKWPNEPFIKFTGFGNADCLLINSLEAYKEIFQTKSYSFVKAQFNTRVIVQVTGTGMAFAEGEAHKSQRKLLAPQFALSNVKRAIPLFKSKGKELIEHFNSRIKAHDGVTDVSSAYGRVTLDIVAWFTLGIDLGSTLSTSVFHEAYHKMFDPSAFGAFLMVMNAYVPGTRMLPFQENREFNACSDAVRSRLKEIIQQRVREIDSGDTTSTTASDEKPDLLTHMILESRAIGDPWSEAKILENAMNVLVAGHETSATTLTWATHTFTLYPHIQDRARREVLELLARKPDPDYMDLDGLRYIDNIIKETLRFYAPGVLAAREPLDDIDVCGTVLPKGTLCYLFPALVTRSARIWGDDVDEFNPDRWDRLEGEAANPHAFATFLVGPRQCIGKVFALLEIKVLLVEMLSNFKFEAAVDPEDIVLVNPSPVLRPQGGLKVRIRPLRTVDV
- a CDS encoding Putative methyltransferase type 11, S-adenosyl-L-methionine-dependent methyltransferase superfamily, with amino-acid sequence MADTTKPLAHFDDSAQSYEKNTGGCTRELAERILPFLDDVAADSVVLDNACGSGIVTDVLLRHFSAAPPRIFATDGAPKMVELVRGRFSGDEGVTAAVMPGEALDVADATFTHSVTSLGLMFFADPAKGAAEIYRTLKPGGTAVVTGWEELGYVPIVREVQREIRPADEPFNYPIGADWFDPAHTERVMRAAGFEDVEMRSELVYWAEKTAEEVASFIAEMFGSIAFKDWDDAEKKRAESVLMQIVRESTVDIERGGTRWVGIKMKAIVAVCRK